The Stenotrophomonas sp. NA06056 genome segment GAAGCGCTGCCGGCCGGGCACCAGGAACGGCAGGCTGACCGGCGTTCCGCTCAGCAGGGTTTGCCAGTGGCCCCGCACGGCCGCATCGAAACCGGCATCGATCACCGCATCCGCCGGCAGGGGCAGCTGCTTTGTTCGTGAAGGGGCCGACGCGTCTTCCTTCCAGTCAACCCGCACTCCATCGCGGTCGACCAGCACACGGGCCGCCTGGCCGCTGCGGGCGTCCTGCAGCACATAGCCCCGCGCCTGGGCCCGCACAGCGGCACGCATCTGCTTGCGGGCGAAAGGTTGGCCGGCAGGGCACAGGTACTCCACCCAGCGCTCGCTGCCATCGCCGGCCCCGCGCTGCCAATGCACTTCGCGGTAGGCGGTGGTTCCATTGGGCAGGGTGGCAACGCCCTCCGAGCGCAACAGCGGCGCCGCGCCGACGGCGCAGGGTGTGAACATCAGCAACCAGGCAACACGCATCGGGGCGATCCATGGGAGGCTTGTCAGGCTGTACGCACGCCGGAGCCGGCTGGATGCAGGCGGCTCCCATCCGGAGTGCATCCAACCGGCTCCGCCATGCGTAGAGGGGAGGACTCCTCTTCACCCAACGGCTGCCCCCGCCGATGTACCGTCCTCCCGCCAGCCCCTCTCTTTCCTTCGACACCGCCCGGATCGTGTCCAGTTCACAGCAGCCCAGCAACGAGCCGACGAACTGGAATGGCGAGATGGACGGCGTCGCCCGGCTGCGCGATCGCGACTGTTTCATGCGCATCTACGACCATTTCATGCCGCGCCTTTGCATTTATCTGCGCGGCCTTGGTGCGCCCGCGTCGGTGGCCGAAGAGCTGGCTCAGGAGTGCCTGCTGCGGCTTTGGCTGCGCGCGGCCGAATTCGATCCTGCGCAGGGTGCATTGAGCACCTGGCTGTACCGCATCGGCCGCAACCTGCACATCGACCGGGTGCGCCGCGAGCGCAGCTGGATGCAGGTACAGGAGGCGGTGGAGGACGCTGCTGCCGGAGATGTCAGCGAGCGCAGCAGCGCCGAGCAGTTTGCCGACCATGCCCGCCTGCGCCAGCGCATCAACGAACTGCCGGCCACGCAGGCGCGCCTGGTGCGGATGTCCTACTTCGAGGCCAAGAGCCACAGCGAGATCGCACAGGCGCTGGGCATGCCGCTGGGCACGGTCAAATCGCACCTGCGAAGGGCGTTTCTGCAGTTGCAGTCGAAGGTGGGGGGCGCACCATGAACCCGCACCACCATCTGCATGAGTCGACGCTGATGAGCTACGCCGCCGGCGCCCTGCCGACGCCGTTGAGCATTGTCGCCGGCACCCATCTGGAACAGTGCCCCCATTGCCGCCAGCGCCTGCGCGAGGCAGAGGCCATCGGTGCCGCACTGCTGGAGCAGACCCAGCCGTCGGCGGGTGAGGGGAGGCTGGCGGGGCTGCGCGACGCGATGCTCGCGCAGCTTGGTGAGGTGCCGGCCGGGATGGTGCCGAACCCGCTGCGGTCGATGCCGCCGGAACGGCCCGAGGCTGACCCGGATCATCTGCCGAAGTCGCTGCATCCTTACTTCGGCGATTCGTTGGGAAGGCTGCACTGGCGCTGGATGGCTCCCGGTGTGCATTGCATCCGCGCCGAGCAGATGCCTTCGCTGATCATGCTGAAGATCGCGCCGGGCAAATGCCTGCCGATGCACAGCCACGGTCGCAGCGAACTGACGCAGATCCTGCGGGGCTCCTACAATGATGCGCTCGGGCTGTTCGCACCGGGCGATGTTGCAGACCTGGACGAGGACGTCGAGCACCAGCCGGTAACGGCGCCTGGTGTACCGTGCATCTGCGTTTCCGCGCTGGACGCGCCGTTGGTGTTCAGTGGTTGGCTGGCGCGGAAGATCCAGCGCTTCGTCAAACTCTAGGCTGCTTCAAGGTCCACACATGCACGAAACACGCCCACTACGGATTCTGCTGACCGGCGCGACTGGGCTGGTCGGGCAGGGCGTTGCCCGTGCCTGTCTCGCATCGCCACAGGTGGCGCGGATGGCTGCCCTGGTCCGCAGCACGGCCGGGCTCGACGCGCGGATCGAGCAGATCGTGCTGGCGGATTTCCAGCATGCCCGCGATGTGCGACCGCAGCTGGACGGATTCGACGCCTGTTTCTATTGCGCCGGCGCACCACCGGTCGGCACTGCCGAGGATGAGTATCGGAAGGTCACGCTCGATGCCACCCTGGCTGTAGCTGCAGCATGGGCAGAGGCGAATCCAGACGGCCGGTTCCTGTACGTCTCGGGTGCCCACGCCAATCCACACAGCCGGATCATGCCGCTGCGCATCAAGGGCGAGACCGAAACTGCATTGGAGCAGCTCCCTGTACGCACCGTCATGCTGCGTCCTGCCGGGGTGCGCCCGGTGGCGGGAACCGGTACCCGCCACGCCG includes the following:
- a CDS encoding NAD(P)H-binding protein, whose protein sequence is MHETRPLRILLTGATGLVGQGVARACLASPQVARMAALVRSTAGLDARIEQIVLADFQHARDVRPQLDGFDACFYCAGAPPVGTAEDEYRKVTLDATLAVAAAWAEANPDGRFLYVSGAHANPHSRIMPLRIKGETETALEQLPVRTVMLRPAGVRPVAGTGTRHAALKPLYRFGGPLMAAAGRIAPSLVTSNEAIGRAMIVLATMPDPPPVLECAEINRLGAATRT
- a CDS encoding ChrR family anti-sigma-E factor, with translation MNPHHHLHESTLMSYAAGALPTPLSIVAGTHLEQCPHCRQRLREAEAIGAALLEQTQPSAGEGRLAGLRDAMLAQLGEVPAGMVPNPLRSMPPERPEADPDHLPKSLHPYFGDSLGRLHWRWMAPGVHCIRAEQMPSLIMLKIAPGKCLPMHSHGRSELTQILRGSYNDALGLFAPGDVADLDEDVEHQPVTAPGVPCICVSALDAPLVFSGWLARKIQRFVKL
- a CDS encoding sigma-70 family RNA polymerase sigma factor codes for the protein MYRPPASPSLSFDTARIVSSSQQPSNEPTNWNGEMDGVARLRDRDCFMRIYDHFMPRLCIYLRGLGAPASVAEELAQECLLRLWLRAAEFDPAQGALSTWLYRIGRNLHIDRVRRERSWMQVQEAVEDAAAGDVSERSSAEQFADHARLRQRINELPATQARLVRMSYFEAKSHSEIAQALGMPLGTVKSHLRRAFLQLQSKVGGAP